TAAACGAGGACAGTAAGCGTCTATAAATAAGACACTTGCTGCGCGAGTGGAAGGCGAACATAGTGTGTTTACAGAAGACAAAGCTGAAACTTATTAGTAGAAACATGGTGTGAAATATATGGAGCTGCACATATGTAGATTGTGTATACTTGGCAGCCAAAGGGGCATCAGGTGGTATTCTAGTGATGTGAGATAGAAGAGTAGTGGAGAAAATAGAGGAGTTTGTAGGAGTATACTCGGTAACTTGCTCTTTTAGAAGCGTGACATGATTTtatgtgggcttttgcaggtgtaTATGGTCCTAACCTAGACCATGAGAGAAGATTGTTATGAGAAGAATTGGTTGGACTACATAACTGGTGGGACTTTCCATGGTGTATAGGTGGAGACTTTAATTTAACTAGATTCCCAACTGAGTGttttggaaatagaagaattgaGGCCAGCTATGACAGAATTTTCggaatgtattttttatttgaatctaGTGGATTTACCACTAATGGGGGGTGCATGTACCTAGTCCAATAATCATACATGGTCTAGATTAGATAGATTTCTAATCTCACCAGAGTGAGAATGTCATTTCCCAGATGTGTGGAAAAAGAGATTGCCTCGTTTGAGTTTGGATCATTGGCCAATTTTGTTGAATTGTGGAGGGGTCCAAAGGAGGCGTAggtccttcaaatttgaaaatatgtggttgaagGCGGATGGATTTGAGTAAAAGGTCAGACAATGGTGAACTTCATATCAGATACAAGGAACCCTTAGTTTCATTTTTGTGGATAAATTGAAAGCTCTAAAAAAAGATCTAAAGATATGGAACATACAATCTTTTTGAGATATAAAGGAGcgtaaaaaaaaacagagagctgGAGATCCAAGGTTTGGAaagaatacaagaaaatcaGCTCTTAACACAAGAAGAAATAGTTGTAAAAAAGGGGTTGGAAGCAGATCTGGAAAGAATAGTAGTTCTTGAAGAGACATCATGACGTCAGAAGTCAAGAGCGTTatggttgaaagaaggagaCCGAAGTACCAAGTTCTTCCACAGAATAGCTAACTCACATAGAagatataacaacattgaaatgctgaaaattgatgGAGTGGAGTGTTGGGATGAGTAAGTGAAAAACCACCATGTAGTAGATTTTTTTTGAGCAATTACTTTCTGAACAGGTGGGTTCGCGGCCTAAACTAGAAGGGCTTGGTTTTGATTTCATTGAACATAATGATGTAGACCGACTAGAGAGgccttttgaagttatgagGAAAATGGTAAAAGACAAGGTGCCGGGCCCTGACGGTTTCTTGatgggtttctttcaaacttgCTGGGCTGTATTAAAAGATGACCTCATGAAGGTGTTTCAGGAGTTCTACTCAGcgagaaagtttgaaaaaagccCTTAATACTACTTTTCTCGCATTAATTCCAAAGAAGGTAGGGGCAAGGGATATTAAGGAGTTTCGGCCTATTAGCTTAGTAAATGGGGTTTACAAGTTTATTTCCAAGGTGCTAGCAAATTGTATGAGTGAGGTAGTGGGGAAGCTTATTTCGAAACCTCAGAATGCTTTTGTTAAGGATAGACAAATTCTAAATGTGGTTTTTATTGCGAATGAATGCCTAAACAGTCGGTTGAAAACTGGCGAGACAGGGATTATATGCAAgctagatatggagaaggcatatGATGCTTGCATATAATCATGTCAACTGAGAGTTCCTTCTTGATTTTTTGGGGAAATGTGGGTTCGGAGAGAGATGGTGTTCTTGGATTAGGTGGTGTATATCAACGGTGAAATTCTTCGTCTTGATAAACGGAAGCCCAACTGGTTTCTTTCGTAGTACACGAGGTTTGAGATAAGGAGATCTGTTATCCCCTTTACTCTTTATTATTGTGATGGAGACACTGAGCAGAATGTCATCAGTCTTGGTTACGAATGGGTTTCTAGCTGGTTTTAATATTGTCTCTCCGAATAGGGGACTTGTTAATGTCTCTCACTTGTTCGCAGATGATACTTTTTTCTTTTGCGAAGCAGATCCTAACCAGATTCGAATTTTAAAGGCCcttctcctttgttttgaagTAACTTCCGGACTAAAAGTCAATTTGGAAAAATTCGAGATGGTGCCTATTAGACATGTTCGACATATTAGATAGTTGGCTAGTATATTGGGATGCACGACAGCATCTTTACCCATGACTTATCTGGGACTTCCACTAGTGGCAGCCTCGAGAGCGGCTTCACTGGGACTCAGTTATTAAGAAAGTGGAACGTCGGCTAGCCGGATGGAAGAGattatatttgtcaaaaggtGGATGGATTACACTaataaagagtactctttctaatctactcacctattttttgtcattgtttCCTATTCCAGCAAATGTTGATCTTCGGTTGGAGAAACTTCAAAGGGAGTTCTTGTGGGGTGGACTAGGTGTGGAACAAAAATTTCATCTTGTTAAGTGGGAAAATGTATGTAGCCCCATCTTGAACGGGGGTTTGGGCATTAGAGATATGAGAATCTTCAATCAGGCATTACCAGGTAAATGGCTGTAGAGATACCATAAGCAACTTGACGCCTTGTGGAAGACGGTAATAGAAAGCAAATATGGGGACCTATGGGGGAGTTGGTGtacaaaagaagtgagaggagcACATGGAGTGGATTTATGGATACATATAAGAAAATGGTGGGAGATCTTCACTCGTTATACCCGAATCCGTTTAGGAGGAGGAACCTGTATTAAGTTTTGGTATGACACTTGGTGTGATCATGTGGCTCTAAAGGAatcttttccttcattattCATAATTGCAAGAGATAATGATGCCTCAGTAGCTGATGTGCTGGAAAGATCAGGGGAGCAAATTCAATGGAACATCAACTTCAGTAgggcggcacaagattgggagatgagcAGTATTTAagctttttataactttttgtaTTCTATTAAACCGGATAATTCACAAGATAGTTTATGGTGGATACCTACAGTTAAAGGTACTTTTTCGGTGCGCTCTTTCTGTAAGTCTCTTACCCAAGAGACACCTATTTAGTTTCCATGGTGAAAGATATGGAGACATAAGATGCCACCCAAAGTAGCATTCTTTGTGTGGACTGCAGCATTGGGTAAGATTCTTACaactgataatttgagaaagcgCAGGGTGATTATCGCAGATTAGTATTGCATGTATAGGAAGGGAGGTGAATTGGTAACCATATCTTAATACATTGTGAGGTAGCGAGAAGTTTATGGAATGAGGTTCTTGGCAAAATGGACTTGGCTTGGGTTATGCTGGAGACGGTGGTCAGGGTATTGGCCAATTGGAAAAATCTGAGAGGAAATCAACAGATAAAAacggtgtggaagatgatctctatatgcatcatgtgttTATGGCGAAAGCGCAATGACAGGACattcgaggacaaagagagatcgatggaggatttgaaagtttttttctttagaactctttgtactttgACCATAGCGGTTGATTTCAGTGGTTTGGGGTTACATGAATTCCTTATATCCATTGATCATACCTAGAACTGGTCACTAAACTTTGTATCAGGCTTTTGccttcttttgataatataattattttacttataaaaaaaataaaaaacgtaaTTCACCTCTTATAAAGCCATATTTTTTTGGcattatattaattacaaaagaatgaaaggcgTAGAAATTAGCGCTTGAATAAATTGAACTTCAGTACTGGAACTCTTCCTTGGTGGTGAATAACCTTTATTCCACAGCAATCTTCGTAGTGTCATCCACCAAATGTATATTTCAGTATTTGCACGTTTAATATCTATACGTTCATTGGTGGGCCGCCATTATCTCTTGAATTACAAGACTCCTGGACCTGTTTATTGTGAGAACGCACAGGTAGATGTGTTCTTCAAGCTCTTCTAACTGCTCCAGAAAACTTGATTCATGGACATGAAACTCCCTCACAACCTCCTTCAATATTTCAGATTTTCCATTTCTAACACACACATCAGCAACAGCTTTCCGGTGCTCTATCTCGTCATTTAACCTCTTGACCATCCGGCTCATTGTATCGAAATCATTGATCAATATGTAAACCGCTTTGGCGGCAACATCAAGTTGCACACTAAGTCTTTCAGGCAATCTTTTCTTGAGCCCTCCACAAGCCCCCTTCCTTTTCTTCCAAGATAAACCCAAGGAAAAAGCAAAAAGCGCTGGGGCTGCCACGATTCCAACCATGCCATGGAGTGCACAGATTAGCAGCAGAATCAGAAGTGCGCTCTGTGAAATAAAAAGAGCAGTCCCACAAACCTTCTTCCAAATTCTACGGAATCTGTCtctccttttcatctttctgTATTTTAACGTTAGCCTCTGGAGCAGTATCATGTGGCCATCACGAATGTCACGAAATTGTACTGCACCAATATTCAATAATGGGTTTTTCAACATTACAAAGGCAGCAAGCTCGCTAGAAATAGCCCGGCATTGTTTATCAGTGTAATCATGATCTGCAAGATCATGCACACTTCTGCTTAGCTTGATTACCCTCTTGATTTTCTTATAATTAGCACGTGTTTGATGGATGCTTTGAAGGATTAGTTCACAGACATTACACGCTTCTAAGCTGGCTTCAAAAAAGTCAATTAGAAGGTGGTGTAGATTCATGTCTTCCATCATTTCCACTAGGGTTTCTTGACGTGGTTCGAGTAAATATTGGGAGAGATGCATAGAGATAGGAAGAGTGGACGACGATGAAGAGAGATTGCTTATAATGCTTGTACTTCCCAGCTGACCTTGAGCTTTGTTCCATATTTCCATGTAAGACTTCGTTCTGAGAGCTTCCGTGTATTCTTCATTCACGCTCGACTTGCTTGACAAGCTATTGACGCTAATTTCCTTTCGAGATCTGCCTGAGGCCATAACGCAAACTAAAGTGAACAGAGAAtatatatctatagaaaatCTTGTATACGTGCGTGTGTACGTGTTATTCATCAGattccaaaaatattttttagaatattttgaaCCCTCGAGATTAGATAGAAAGATTTGATCGAAGAACCTTTTGAACgggaaaaataagaagaaattaaTAAGATATTGAGAAGCTAACCTTGCCTTCCAAAGGGAGATTTCAACTCGGGCCAACCAATACTATTAATGCTTCTCATGTTCGGGATacgataaaagaaaataataagaagaaacTGTGAGATCAAAATGAAGGTGCGAGCTAGTTGCAGGTTCTATCTGGATTCTTGTCTCAATCAAAAACGGCTAGGTTATGGCGTCTTtgggtatatatatagaaagattgttgatatatattaatcaaGCACCGCCTTGATTGGTTATGGCTTTCGCCACACGTTAATGTCCCTCACACGGTTAGTGTTCTCTACGTGTCAAATGCCTCGAAACAAGGCAGATATTTCATTATCGAGCTGTATCATAACGGAGGAAACGCAAGAGATCATGACAATTGTTAGATGAAGTTCCCTCTTAATTTCTTGCACCTAAaaaggatatatatatgtagataatTTCCttagtttttcttgttttttcttaGGTAGATGCAAGCTAGGGATCTTTTATATATAGCTAATTTTCTGTACCTGGTGTTCTACATTTTAAGCTAACAAATTAAGACTTTCCGATAAAAGTTCTAGATTGTTTGTCATTTTCAAATTAAGAACTacgacaaagaaaaaaaaaaaaagagagagtgaatgTTGGTAAGCAGGTGATCGATCAGATTTAACTGACTTGATGACTGGGGAATGCGTACCAACGTAAGCTCATGACTGCATGAATCACCCAAGATTCTAATTTAACGCGacgttaatattttttaatccataaataaaattttattgattataAGAATATATAGGCAAAAGCTTATGTATACACTATACGGGacactaataatttaaattaacaattaGCATGCAATAGCTGATGATCAATAGGTCATGTCACTTCACACAGAATTAGATATTAATTGATCATATCCCAAAATTATACGTACGGTCGTAATATTACCAGCAGGCCGATATATACAATTATTagtacatgaatatatatatatatatatatatatataagtactggatttatatatttctctaGCAAATTTCTTGCATTTTGCTAAAAAGCGACtgcataaataaatttaaatcgcattataaatatatatacaagtttaaatttttttagttggatctatatacatatatatatatatatatatatatgagaactgctatattatatataaatagattatacaaaagtaaacttataaattaatatagttttataggatacgttagatttattttatgataaaaataacattataatctaacgtactatattaagttacattaatttgtaaatatattttttataattcatttgtgtttaaagtatttatatatatactaagtgggagtaacgtgcaaagcacgtttatctaattttatgaaatgattatttgtaaaaaataatatatattttataaaaattattgatgtcacttaataatttaaggcatattggagaaaataaaaaaattagttcaaaatatcatataatccaatacatgtttataacatctataattttagcaaagatgtatgcgaaaaatttaataaaagtctaacacaaacggtagtttaaaatatgtgtcgtttgatgtttgtattataattcatcaatttatgtcatcttgtagacaatcaatagagacaacattgaaattcttattttgctgttgtttGAGTCAATCAGGGACAAcacaaagttaaaacataatctttttataaaatttgtggtataatattttctatatatagcatatatataaatcataaaatatattttgaaattgttggccgaatttactctttcttgattagctcaagaaTCACGGCCTTTGTTACGTGCCTAtcaaagcaagcctacgtatagaatatgacttagcggaagctacgtcctactatcatggaaaaaaaaacacttgattaaacacacttgtattatatattatatgagatttttaaatttggaatactcaataatctgagttaatgaaacgtataatatatgtatattatatttagggattcacatcttatgcacctaatacgtgtatatgttaaggagaaagagaaaaatataataactaatctttaattacttattattatataaactattaagtattataattattgagattaataaatcatataacaatattgaatgctatctctctcaatatttatgtcttcattttatgtgtcaaaccgttaaaacaaacggtgttaactttaacggaaaaacaagaaaaatcgttaaaacaagattttctatttcatacacactttttatatatagaaaatactcACGTTTTTCTGTCAataattagttaatatatacaatgaacattaatttgattttttaaaagaaaaaaaaaaaaaaaaaaaaaaaaaaaaaaaaaaaaaagacaacatgttttgtaaaaattaaagaGCAAATATAGATAAGGTCGCCATCAATTAACTTCCACCTCGGTAAACGTCTAGGAATTAGCACATATACTTTTAACTGTACGTATTAATTAATTCTGTAAGAaaactttgaaattaaaatccTACGCGCATGCTGGCCAGTAGCTAGCGCTGATCAGTATAAGATCATTTTTGGGTGCGTGCAATGGTCGCATGCAAGGAATAAGTAAATATCTTAAAGGGCAATATTACGTACAgtcgtaaaattataaatatcgtataatcgttttgaaaaaagtggaatttatgattaaaaaattaatttttttttcatgtgagtctcatattaatttatttttttcaaaatgactgcacGTCACTTATACAACca
This genomic window from Carya illinoinensis cultivar Pawnee chromosome 7, C.illinoinensisPawnee_v1, whole genome shotgun sequence contains:
- the LOC122315096 gene encoding UPF0496 protein At1g20180, whose amino-acid sequence is MRSINSIGWPELKSPFGRQGRSRKEISVNSLSSKSSVNEEYTEALRTKSYMEIWNKAQGQLGSTSIISNLSSSSSTLPISMHLSQYLLEPRQETLVEMMEDMNLHHLLIDFFEASLEACNVCELILQSIHQTRANYKKIKRVIKLSRSVHDLADHDYTDKQCRAISSELAAFVMLKNPLLNIGAVQFRDIRDGHMILLQRLTLKYRKMKRRDRFRRIWKKVCGTALFISQSALLILLLICALHGMVGIVAAPALFAFSLGLSWKKRKGACGGLKKRLPERLSVQLDVAAKAVYILINDFDTMSRMVKRLNDEIEHRKAVADVCVRNGKSEILKEVVREFHVHESSFLEQLEELEEHIYLCVLTINRSRSLVIQEIMAAHQ